The genome window TGACTTTATTGTCGGTTTCCCCAATGAAACAGAAGAAGACTTTCAGGCGACCATGGATTTAATCAACGAGATTAAATTCGACCACTCATTCAGCTTTGTTTATAGCGCTCGCCCTGGGACACCGGCTGCGGCATTTGTGGACTCTGTCTCTGAAGAAGAAAAGAAACGCCGTTTGCAAATTATGCAGGATCGTTTGCGTGAGCTGGAAGATGAACATGCGAAAGCGATGGTGGGCACAACACAACGTATTCTAGTCGAGCGCGAAGCACATCGTGGTGGTGGCGATATGGCAGGTCGTACCGAGAATAACCGAGTGGTAAATTTCCCCGGTGACAGCAGTCTTATCGGTCAGTTTGTCGATGTGTATATCGAAGAAGCCTTCTCGAACTCCTTGCGCGGCGAATTAGTCGCTGATAGCGTTGCACTTTAAGCTCATCGGAATTATATAGTGACTCAAACCTCTCAAGCGCTCGATAGCATCAGCTTCGAGCTAAGCCCAGCAGATAATCCTCGCCTTGCCAACCTCTGTGGTCATTTGGATGAACATATTCGAATGATGGAGCGTGGCTTTGGGGTGGAAATCAATAATCGTGGTGTTAACTTTCAGATTATCGGTCCGGCAGACACGCTGACCTTAATTCAGGAAGTGATTCACGACTTGTACGCCGAAACCGCACAGTCAGTGTTAGCGCCTGAACAAATTCACATGGCGATTCGTAAAAGCGGTGGTGAAGATATATCCGCGGCGACAGAACCAGACAAAGAAGTGGTGATTAAAACAAAACGAGGCTTGATTAAAGCCCGTGGCGAAAATCAGCAAGCGTATTTACGCCGGGTCATGACCCACGATATAAACTTTGGTGTGGGGCCCGCTGGTACGGGTAAAACCTACCTTGCTGTGGCTTGTGCCGTGGAGGCTTTGGAGCGTGATTTTTGTCGTCGGATTGTACTGGTCAGACCCGCAGTAGAAGCGGGCGAGCGTCTCGGTTTTTTACCGGGTGATCTAGCGCAGAAAGTCGATCCTTATCTCAGACCATTGTTTGATGCTTTATATGAAATGCTTGGGTTTGAGCGCGTGGCTAAATTAATGGAACGTAATGTCATTGAAGTGGCACCACTGGCTTATATGCGTGGTAGAACACTGAATGAATCTTTCATTATTCTGGATGAAGCGCAAAATACCACCACCGAACAAATGAAGATGTTCCTGACTCGTATGGGCTATAACTCTACTGCCGTTATTACAGGTGATATCACTCAGGTAGATTTACCCGGTTCAACACGCTCTGGTTTACGTCATGCTATTGAAGTATTGAAGGATGTGGACGGCATCGGCTTTACTTTCTTCCAGGCAAAAGACGTTGTTCGACATTCGCTGGTACAAAAAGTCATCTTGGCATACGATAAGGCTGATAAAAAAGCATGAGCGTTGTCGTGGATTTTCAGTGTGTTTATGAAGGCGAAAAGCCAGATGAATCACTGTTTACTCAATGGGCTGAAGCGGCACTATCCGGAGTCAATGAAGACTGTGAGTTGAGTATACGCTTAGTCGATGAATCAGAAAGTGCTGAACTGAACAGTCAGTATCGTGGCAAAAATGGGCCAACCAATGTCTTGTCTTTTCCTTTTGATGCACCCATTAAGTTAGAGCCTCGTTTATTGGGTGATTTAGTGATTTGCGTACCTGTAGTCAGAAAAGAAGCGCAGGAACAAGGCAAGGCAGAGTTACATCACTGGGCACACATGGTGATCCATGGATGTTTACATTTATTAGGTTATGATCATATTGAATCGGATGAAGCGGAACAGATGGAAACATTGGAAATAAATATTCTGCATCAATTAGATATAGCTAATCCCTATGAATGGCAGGGAGTGGATTTATGAGTGAAGGACGACCGAGTCGCTTAGCAAATCAATCCTGGGTGCGAAAGCTCAGTAATTTATTTCTGGAGCCACAAGATCAGGAACAACTGATTGAATTAATTCGTTCAGCATCTGAACGACATATTCTGGACTCAGAAGCGCTATCCATTGTTGAAGGCGCACTAAGCGTGTCACAAATGCAAGCTCGCGATATAATGATTCCTCGCTCACAGGTAGTCATGGTGTCACGTGATGCACCGCCTGAAGAAACCCTGAAACTGGTCACCGAAACGGCGCATTCTCGCTTTCCTGTGATGGATGATGACCGTGATGACGTGATTGGTATCTTGCTTGCCAAAGACCTATTAACCGCTGTGGTGAACAGCGGTGATTTCAATTTTGACCTGCGAGAGATATTACGTCCCGCTGTATTTATTCCTGAAAGCAAACGTTTGAATGTGTTGTTACGTGAGTTTAGGGCTCGCCGTAATCATATGGCCATTGTTGTAGATGAGTATGGTGGTGTGGCAGGTATCGTCACGATTGAGAATGTACTGGAACAAATCGTCGGTGAAATCGAAGATGAGCATGATATCGATGATGATGCGCCGATTCTGCAAAGAAATGAAAACACCTACACCATCAAAGCGTTAACGATGGTCGAAGATTTCAACGAGTTTTTGAAACCGATTGGAGTGATGAAGATTTTGATACCGTTGGCGGTTATGTCGTTAATCAGTTCGGTCACCTGCCTGAACGAGGGGAAGAAATCACGATTGATCGCTTCCAGTTCACCATTTTGCGTGCCGACAATCGTCGTTTATATCTGATGAAAATGGTGATTTTACCACCTGAAGAAGAGCCAGAAGCTGATACCGAATAATGCAAAAAAGTAATAGGCTGACAATGCAGGGTTGGAAAGGAAATATCGTTGCATTCATGGGTGGCGCTATTTTGCCGCTGGCTTTTTCCCCTTTTAACCTATATCCCATTGCCATTCTCAGCCTGATTTTGCTTTTCGCCAGTTGGGATAATACGACACCGAAACAAGCCGCATGGCGCGGATGGTTATTTGGTCTTGGTATGTTTGGTGTGGGTGTGTCCTGGGTGTATGTCGCCATTCATGTTTTTGGCCATACCAGCTGGATTTTAGCAGGCATGCTGACTTTTCTGTTTGTCGCTATCCTGGCTTCTTATCTGGCGTTATTTGGCTGGCTAGTCAAAAAATGCACTTCTCATACATTCACTCTCTTTGATATCGCACTGCTGTTACCCACCATATGGTTTGGCTTTGAATTATTTAAAGCCTGGTTTTTGAGTGGTTTTCCCTGGTTAGAGCTTGGCGTGAGCCAGATCGAAGGGCCATTAGCAGGTTGGGTACCGGTCGTGGGAGTGAATGCTGTGTCTTTCCTGGTGGCCCTGACGGCGAGCAGTTTGTTTATTGTGTTTAAACATAAAAAGCCATTATTCATTATGCCTGTTATCGTCATCTGGGTGGGAGGACAAGGGCTACAGTCTGTTGATTGGACTCAGCCTTCAGGCGAAGCTATTAACACTACGATCGTGCAGGGTAATGTGCCACAGGATGTAAAGTGGAGTCCTGAACAACTTGTCAGCACGCTTGCGCTCTATCAGAAGTTAACTGAGCAACATTGGGACAGCCAACTGGTGGTCTGGCCTGAAAATGCCGTTCCCGCTTTTTATCATCAGCTGAAAGATTTTTATATCGTCCCACTCATTAAGGAAGCGAAACAACATAATACGGATATTTTATTAGGCTTGCCTTTTGAAGATGAAAACGGGCAAGACTATTACAACAGTATGATGGTGGCTGGTGAGGATGCTGGTTTCTACCATAAGCGTCATTTGGTGCCGTTTGGAGATTATGTGCCTTTTGCCTGGTTGAGAGGCTTGATTGCTTTCTTTGATTTGCCGATGTCTGGCTTTGTACCAGGACCAGAGCAACAAAGCTTGTTAAAAGCCTCTGGGCAGCAAGTTGGCATCTCTATTTGTTATGAAGATGTATTTTCACTTGAAGTTTTGGATGCCTTGCCGGAAGCTTCTATTCTGGTGAATGCGACTAATAATGCCTGGTATGGGGATTCATTTGCGCCGCATCAGCATTTACAAATTTCACGAAGTCGTGCCCTGGAGACTGAGAGACCGTTGGTCCGAGCCACGACGAACGGTATTTCAGCATTTGTTGATTATAAAGGCCGTATTCAGTCACAAACGCCTCAGTTTGAGCAGGCAACGCTGACGACAAACATTCAACCAAGGCAGGGAGCAACGCCGTATGTCACTGCGAAGCGTTGGCCAATATTTATTCTGATAGTGCTTATCCTGGCTATTTGGTTTTATTATCGTCGTCAAGCGAGTTTGAGCTAAATATTATGCAGTTACTGACGATTCAGCGCATTCTAGGAATTTTACTGTCACTGTTCAGTATTACCATGCTGCCGCCGGTTTTGGTGTCCTGGTATTACCAGGATGGAGCCAGTAGTGCGTTTTTAACGGCGTTTGTTTTGCTGTTAATCATTGGATTATTGTTCTGGTTACCTGTTAGACACCATCGTAAAGAGCTAAAAATACGTGATGGTTTTATCGTGGTGGTGATGTTCTGGATTGCATTGGGCTTATCTGGGTCACTGCCTTTCTTTTTGACTGAAGTCCCAAAAATGTCGTTTACCGATGCTGTATTTGAGTCGATGTCTGGCTTAACTACAACTGGGGCAACAGTGCTAACAGGACTCGATACACTGCCCAAAGCCGTATTATTTTATCGTCAGTTTTTACAATGGCTAGGCGGCATGGGGATTGTCGTCTTGGCTGTCGCTATTTTGCCCTTATTGGGTGTGGGTGGTATGCAGCTCTATCGTGCTGAGACTCCGGGGCCGATGAAAGATGCGAAACTGACACCTCGCATCACCGAAACAGCCAAGGCGCTCTGGTATATCTATTTATCATTAACCATTGCTTGCGCCATTGCTTTCCGTTTAGGTGGCATGACTTGGTTTGACGCCATTTGTCATAGTTTCTCAACAGTGGCGATAGGTGGTTTCTCCACACATGATGCCAGTATTGGTTTCTTTGATAGCGCCACGATTGAAATGATTACCGTCGTTTTTATGTTGATCTCTGGTATGAACTTCTCGCTACATTTTCTGGCTTGGCGTCATCGTAGTATCAAACATTATTGGAAAGACTCAGAGTTACGAACTTATTTGGCCATTCTCGGTGTTATCTCGGTCGTGACATCCAGTTATCTGTATTTCAGTGGTACCTTTGATAATTTGTGGACTGCGGTCCATCAAGGTGTTTTCCAGACAGTATCTATTGGCACGACTGCTGGTTATACCACTACAGATTATTACCTATGGCCTGGTTTCTTACCTATCCTGTTATTGATGGCAAGTTATATCGGTGGCTGTGCTTTTTCTACGGGTGGCGGCATCAAAGTCATCCGTATTATGTTGCTGTTTAAGCAGGGCTACCGTGAAGTATTACGTCTGATTCACCCTAATGCGGTCTTTGCCATTAAGGTGAATGGTAAAGCCCTACCTGCGAAAGTGGTTGGCGCGGTATGGGGCTTTTTTGCTATGTATGTGTTCTGTTTCAGTATCATGCATTTGTTTTTAATGTCGACCGGACTCGATGTGGTCACGTCATTCTCGGCAGTAACTGCCTGTCTAAATAATCTGGGACCTGGTCTGGGTGAAGTTGGTGCCAACTTTGGTGATATCAATGCTCCATCTAAATGGGTTCTGGCCATGGCTATGTTATTGGGACGCCTGGAAATATTTACATTACTTGTCGTATTAACCCCTGCATTTTGGCGCCGTTAGCTTTGGATGTGCAGAAAAAATGGGATGCCATATATTCAAAGCAGGATGCTGAACTTGCAGCGTCAACGGTTTCACTGGTATTAGAGCAAAATCAACATTTATTGCCGATAACCGGGCTGGCACTGGATCTGGCTTGTGGCCTTGGGGCGAATAGTCTTTTTCTGAGTGAAAAAGGCTTGAAGGTTCACAGTTGGGATATCTCAGCCGTTGCTATTTATCAACTAGATAAAATGGCCTTAAAAAGAAATGCTGACATTCACACCCAACAGCGTGATGTTATCGCTAATCCGCCTGAAGCCAATCTTTATGATGTCATTGTGGTGTCTCATTTTTTGGACAGGGACCTGACGGCAAAGATCATATCGGCGCTCAAACCTGGAGGCATATTGTTTTACCAGACTTTCTGCCTTGATAAGGTCAATGATAGCGGACCTAGCAATCCCGCTTTTTTATTGGCAGATAATGAGTTGCTTAGACTATTTAACGCGCTTAAAGTAAGAGTTTACCGTGAGGAAGCCTTGATTGGACAATGTGATTTAGGTTGGCGAAATCAAGCCATGCTGGTGGCTGAGAAAGTATAAACATAATTTATTATAAATAAACTTGCCTGAAGTCGGGTTGATCTATAAAATAACGCGGTTCTAAAGCTCGTAACCTTATGGTTACAGCAAGATTTTTGCAAACACACATTAACGAGTACAGATATGAAAGCGGATATCCATCCAGATTACACCGAGATCAATGTTACCTGTAGCTGCGGTAACACCTTTAAAACTCGCTCTACACGCACTTCAGACTTGACTCTGGATGTGTGTTCAGAATGCCACCCGTTCTACACTGGCAAACAAAAAATGTTAGACACGGCGGGTCGTGTTGATAAATTCCGTCAGAAATACGGTAAATAATCTGTCGGAACCACAGAATGGTTTGAATTATGATTGACGTATTAGTAAAAGCTAGTACAAGTCACGACAGAATACGAAGCCTCTGCTTAATCGCAGGGGCTTTGTTGTTTCTGGGGCTTGGTGGTTGTGCAACAAACCCGGTAACCGGGGATCAAAACTTCGTCATGTTTGGCGAAGATTCTGAACTGCAAATGGGCAGAGAAAACCATCCCAAAATCATTGCAGAATATGGTCGCTACGATGACGAACAACTGCAACGTTATGTGCAGGGAGTTGGAGAAAAGCTGGCTGCTGTCAGTCACCGTACAGATCTGGTCTACCGATTTACGGTATTAGACTCTCCTGTTATTAATGCGTTTGCTTTGCCGGGGGTATATCTATATCACTCGTGGGCTGATGGCATACCTGAACTCTGAAGCAGAACTTGCGGCAGTACTTGGCCATGAAATTGGTCATGTCACAGCCAGACATGGTGTCAGACAACAGAGTGCGGCGCAGGCTGCCAATATTGGTTACACACTTGGGTCATTATTGATACCTGAGCTGCGCAACGCTGGTTCTCAAAATATATTCAACATGCTGGGCGGTGCATTATTGAGTGGGTATGGTCGCGAGCATGAGCTTGAGTCAGATCGCTTGGGTGCTGAATATCTGGCTAGAGCTGGCTATGATCCGAGCGCGATGATTGATGTGATTTCTGTGTTAAAAAACCAGGAAATATTTGCTGCTGCTGAAGCCAAGAAGCAAGGACGTGACTATCAAGGCTATCATGGCCTGTTTGCCAGTCATCCAGATAACGATACGCGTTTACAGGAAGTGGTGGCTGCTGCTGGTAAAAATAAACTAGCTGATGGCCGGATTGAGAAAGCGGCCTACTTGGAACATATTGCTGGCATGACATTTGGCGATAGTGAGGACCAAGGCATACGATCTGAGAATCATTTTTACCATCTATCTATGAACTTTGCCGTTGATTTTCCTGAGAAGTGGCATATCAACAATAACCCTGACAGTTTGCAAGCGATTGCTCCTGATGGCGAAGCGGTGATAGAGATGGGAGCGGCAGATTTGAATCGTCAGTTATCACCTGAGCAATTTATCAAGCAGCGGTTAAAAATCACGACGATCCGATCTGGCCAGGCTTTTGAAAGTCATGGATTATCAGGTTATACCGGTATTGCTTTAAGTCAGAATAAAACGATCAGGGTTGGGGTGGTATACCTGAATGACAAAGCCTTTATTTTCTTTGGCGGTACTGAAAGTAGCAATATGTTTAGCAGCTATGATCCGGCTTTTCTGACAACGATTAAAAGCTTACATCGTTTAAGAGATGATGAAGTGAAACTAGCCCAGGAATTAAAAATTCAAATTGTGAAGGTGGGTAAAAGTGATAACTATGCTGCGTGGGCAAAACAGAGCAGAATCAGTAATAGCCCAATCGAGCAATTGCGTTTACTCAATGGTGATTACCCGGACGGCGAATTACAGCCCGGGCAGTTAGTAAAACAAGTTCGGTAAATCAGAATAGTTCAATTACCGGTGACGAGCCGCTATCACCTTGTCCTGATAGCGGTGCCATCCGCTTCGGTACATACTCTTCTCTGAAGGTTTCGTATATTGCATCCGTTGCTTCTGGTCTGGCGAGCAAACCCGTGGCAGGATCAATTCTCACTGTCACCATACCCACTGGTGGTTCCAGAGGAGATTCTGGCATACCTTCCAGAGCGACCTTCATAAAGTCTATCCACATAGGCAGGGCAGCACGTCCACCCGTTTCATAACGCCCCAAGGAGCGTGGGTTATCAAATCCTACCCAGGCTACAGCGACCAGTTCCGGATGGAAACCATTAAACCAGGCATCTACCTGATCATTAGTTGTTCCTGTCTTTCCTGCGAGATCATTCCGTCCAAGACTCATCGCTTTACGCCCCGTGCCGTGTTTAACGACATCACGCAATAGACTGTTCATGATGTAATTATTCTGTGGTGTCATGATGCGTTGCGCGGCATGGAACTCATCATTATCATCATTAGAGGCATCCAATAAACAGGTTTCACACACGGTATCTGGCGTGGCCTGCATCACAATCTTTCCTGAAGCATCTTCAACGCGTTGAATAATGTAAGGTTCGACTCTATAGCCGCCATTAGCCAGTGATGAATAGGCACGAGCCATATCCCAAGGTGCTGCACTGCCACTACCTAATGCTAAAGATAGATTTTTGTGCATCATGCCCGGTTTAAATCCAAACCGCTCTGCATACTCAACAGCATAG of Methylophaga marina contains these proteins:
- a CDS encoding PhoH family protein; amino-acid sequence: MTQTSQALDSISFELSPADNPRLANLCGHLDEHIRMMERGFGVEINNRGVNFQIIGPADTLTLIQEVIHDLYAETAQSVLAPEQIHMAIRKSGGEDISAATEPDKEVVIKTKRGLIKARGENQQAYLRRVMTHDINFGVGPAGTGKTYLAVACAVEALERDFCRRIVLVRPAVEAGERLGFLPGDLAQKVDPYLRPLFDALYEMLGFERVAKLMERNVIEVAPLAYMRGRTLNESFIILDEAQNTTTEQMKMFLTRMGYNSTAVITGDITQVDLPGSTRSGLRHAIEVLKDVDGIGFTFFQAKDVVRHSLVQKVILAYDKADKKA
- the ybeY gene encoding rRNA maturation RNase YbeY produces the protein MSVVVDFQCVYEGEKPDESLFTQWAEAALSGVNEDCELSIRLVDESESAELNSQYRGKNGPTNVLSFPFDAPIKLEPRLLGDLVICVPVVRKEAQEQGKAELHHWAHMVIHGCLHLLGYDHIESDEAEQMETLEINILHQLDIANPYEWQGVDL
- the lnt gene encoding apolipoprotein N-acyltransferase — its product is MQKSNRLTMQGWKGNIVAFMGGAILPLAFSPFNLYPIAILSLILLFASWDNTTPKQAAWRGWLFGLGMFGVGVSWVYVAIHVFGHTSWILAGMLTFLFVAILASYLALFGWLVKKCTSHTFTLFDIALLLPTIWFGFELFKAWFLSGFPWLELGVSQIEGPLAGWVPVVGVNAVSFLVALTASSLFIVFKHKKPLFIMPVIVIWVGGQGLQSVDWTQPSGEAINTTIVQGNVPQDVKWSPEQLVSTLALYQKLTEQHWDSQLVVWPENAVPAFYHQLKDFYIVPLIKEAKQHNTDILLGLPFEDENGQDYYNSMMVAGEDAGFYHKRHLVPFGDYVPFAWLRGLIAFFDLPMSGFVPGPEQQSLLKASGQQVGISICYEDVFSLEVLDALPEASILVNATNNAWYGDSFAPHQHLQISRSRALETERPLVRATTNGISAFVDYKGRIQSQTPQFEQATLTTNIQPRQGATPYVTAKRWPIFILIVLILAIWFYYRRQASLS
- a CDS encoding TrkH family potassium uptake protein, translated to MQLLTIQRILGILLSLFSITMLPPVLVSWYYQDGASSAFLTAFVLLLIIGLLFWLPVRHHRKELKIRDGFIVVVMFWIALGLSGSLPFFLTEVPKMSFTDAVFESMSGLTTTGATVLTGLDTLPKAVLFYRQFLQWLGGMGIVVLAVAILPLLGVGGMQLYRAETPGPMKDAKLTPRITETAKALWYIYLSLTIACAIAFRLGGMTWFDAICHSFSTVAIGGFSTHDASIGFFDSATIEMITVVFMLISGMNFSLHFLAWRHRSIKHYWKDSELRTYLAILGVISVVTSSYLYFSGTFDNLWTAVHQGVFQTVSIGTTAGYTTTDYYLWPGFLPILLLMASYIGGCAFSTGGGIKVIRIMLLFKQGYREVLRLIHPNAVFAIKVNGKALPAKVVGAVWGFFAMYVFCFSIMHLFLMSTGLDVVTSFSAVTACLNNLGPGLGEVGANFGDINAPSKWVLAMAMLLGRLEIFTLLVVLTPAFWRR
- a CDS encoding class I SAM-dependent methyltransferase, whose translation is MQKKWDAIYSKQDAELAASTVSLVLEQNQHLLPITGLALDLACGLGANSLFLSEKGLKVHSWDISAVAIYQLDKMALKRNADIHTQQRDVIANPPEANLYDVIVVSHFLDRDLTAKIISALKPGGILFYQTFCLDKVNDSGPSNPAFLLADNELLRLFNALKVRVYREEALIGQCDLGWRNQAMLVAEKV
- the rpmE gene encoding 50S ribosomal protein L31, whose product is MKADIHPDYTEINVTCSCGNTFKTRSTRTSDLTLDVCSECHPFYTGKQKMLDTAGRVDKFRQKYGK
- a CDS encoding M48 family metalloprotease, which produces MAYLNSEAELAAVLGHEIGHVTARHGVRQQSAAQAANIGYTLGSLLIPELRNAGSQNIFNMLGGALLSGYGREHELESDRLGAEYLARAGYDPSAMIDVISVLKNQEIFAAAEAKKQGRDYQGYHGLFASHPDNDTRLQEVVAAAGKNKLADGRIEKAAYLEHIAGMTFGDSEDQGIRSENHFYHLSMNFAVDFPEKWHINNNPDSLQAIAPDGEAVIEMGAADLNRQLSPEQFIKQRLKITTIRSGQAFESHGLSGYTGIALSQNKTIRVGVVYLNDKAFIFFGGTESSNMFSSYDPAFLTTIKSLHRLRDDEVKLAQELKIQIVKVGKSDNYAAWAKQSRISNSPIEQLRLLNGDYPDGELQPGQLVKQVR